The following proteins come from a genomic window of Megalops cyprinoides isolate fMegCyp1 chromosome 6, fMegCyp1.pri, whole genome shotgun sequence:
- the LOC118779369 gene encoding troponin C, slow skeletal and cardiac muscles: protein MDDIYKAAVEQLTEEQKNEFRAAFDIFVQDAEDGCISTKELGKVMRMLGQNPTPEELQEMIDEVDEDGSGTVDFDEFLVMMVRCMKDDSKGKSEEELAELFRMFDKNADGYIDLEELKMMLDSTGEAITEDDIEELMKDGDKNNDGKIDYDEFLEFMKGVE, encoded by the exons ATGGATGACATTTACAAAGCAGCG GTCGAGCAGctcacagaagaacagaaaaatg AGTTTCGGGCTGCGTTTGACATCTTCGTGCAGGACGCTGAGGATGGCTGCATCAGCACGAAGGAGCTGGGGAAGGTGATGAGGATGCTGGGACAGAACCCCACTCccgaggagctgcaggagatgaTCGACGAGGTGGATGAGGATG GGAGTGGCACAGTGGACTTTGATGAGTTCTTAGTCATGATGGTGCGATGTATGAAAGACGACAGCAAAGGGAAGTCTGAGGAGGAACTGGCAGAGCTCTTCAGAATGTTCGATAA GAACGCAGACGGCTACATCGATCTCGAGGAACTGAAGATGATGCTGGATTCCACTGGAGAAGCCATCACTGAGGATGACATAGAAGAACTCATGAAGGACGGAGACAAAAACAATGATGGAAAGATTGATTATGATG AGTTCTTGGAGTTCATGAAAGGAGTTGAATAA
- the rpl29 gene encoding 60S ribosomal protein L29, giving the protein MAKSKNHTTHNQSRKAHRNGIKKPRSNRYESLKGVDPKFLRNMRFAKKHNKKGMKKALAAKEAPK; this is encoded by the exons ATGGCTAAGTCGAAGAACCACACCACCCACAACCAAT CACGCAAAGCTCACAGAAATGGAATCAAGAAACCAAGGTCAAACCGCTACGAGTCTTTGAAGGGG GTTGACCCGAAATTCTTGAGGAACATGCGTTTTGCCAAGAAGCACAACAAGAAAGGGATGAAGAAAGCTTTGGCAGCAAAGGAGGCTCCTAAATAA